Genomic segment of Melanotaenia boesemani isolate fMelBoe1 chromosome 10, fMelBoe1.pri, whole genome shotgun sequence:
aaataGCTAATTGGTATTACAAACATATCTCACATAGAAAACAAAGGTTTTAAACATTACTTACATTACTATGTGGGGGGTCCCTTCTCACAAAGCAACTGTCTAGTTGTGGTAGAGAAGTACCTCTGCATATTGGCCAGACCTTATCCACGTAAATAACTCTGGATTTAGTCAGTAGCATGCAACATTTCACACTGACCTGAAGAATATTAAGAAGCATGCTTTGTCATACTACTTATTcttaaagctgaaataaaactcttcaaagaataaaaaggcacaaacaacttttctttcttcacaTGTTTACGGCAATGATAGTCAATCATAACATTCTTACTGTGATAAATAATTAATCAGAAGAAAGCTATGTGTATTAGGTTCAATGTTTTGGAGATATTCTTAACAACTCTTGTCAACAAACAAGCCCGTCAGTGAGATCATGTGGAGACATTCCCAGGAGTGATGATCATTACACACTCACCCAACAACGTTTGTGTACTGAGGCTTCCATGGATACTCAGTTCCACTCAGCTCAGGGTTGCAGCAATGAGATACAATTAGAGAAAGTGTTAGAAAGGAAtacagaaatatgttttaatcTTTATATGTAATACCTCTTTATTAgttataaaagtaattaaaattgtataataaacaaaaaagagagcATAAACCACAAGATCTTTAGATGATCAACAAACACTAATAACCATGTAGTGCTAAAACTAGCTGTTGACTATTAGAAAAAACTGGAAATATCAAGACACATGATCCAAGAATAGCCACACATCATCAGCCACCACCTCTGTGTGAAAATCTGTCCTTGAAACTTGGGCAGATGGGTGCGCAGATGAAGAAGATCCTTTCCATTACAGAGGCAGCTTGAATCAAGGAGGACGCTCCAGGATGTTTAGTCCTTCATCCCGACGTTGGGGTCCCTTTCCTTTGACAGACCTTGACATGTGGGACAAATCTCACATCACAGCCCAGGTAGGATCCTGAGATGAATTATTTTCTCACCTTGGTAAATcaaaagttttagttttagaaaTAAGTGATTTTCTTTATAGACCTCAGCATGGTGTGATATGGCAGCtgtttctggatcaggattTTTATCAAAAGCCAGGTGAGAGATACCGTTTCATTGAAGCAACAAAAGCTATTAGTAAGTTGTGTTTTTCAAGTCCAGGTGTTTCTGGCAGTGCTGGTGGCTTCAGACAGAGAGACCACGGTCTACGAAGGTGGCAGTCATGGTCCCACTTGGCACCTGAGAGAGCTGCACAATCCTTTTCCTCTTCAGCAGCTGAATTAAGGGCTGCTGGAAGTAACTTTAGAGAAACAGAAGTGGTGCAATGGCTACAGGATTCTCATGAGCAACTGGACCAGCTGAGGACCCGAGACATGCAGCTGGGCTACAACACAGCTGCGGCAAAAATACTGGATATAAAACAAAAGGTAAAGGATTTTTAGAGCaagtaaaaaaatgtcttgGTTGTAGGTTTTGTATGTCTTTCTCCTTGTTGCCTTTGGTTTGGTTAACTGCTCCAGCTACTTACTTagtatgtgttttgtttgaaatgaacacCTTCTCTATCTGTACTTGTGTCACACAGCAGCTATCAAAAGCAACAAGTGTTCTCAAGCAGGATGCAGCTGAATTTCTCCAATTTGAAAGAAGCCAACATTTCAAAAAGCTTCGTGAAAAGTGAGTgcagcaaaatacatttaaatcaaCTTAAAGATCTTTTTTAAAGTATAGAAATTAATCACGCATACTTTGTTTGCAAGAGCCCTAAAGCTGGAGAATGACCTGTTGCAAATGAGGTCTACTTTGAACAAAGGAAGCAATGATCACCCATCCAGAGTTCAAAGTCCAAGCTTGCTTAGCAGAACAATCCTGGAGAATCAAGAGGATTTTAGCAACAAGGTGTgttagcttttttatttaaatatatctgTGTTCCAAATGATGTAATCCTCTGTATTTAATTCGTGGCTTCAGGAGAAGCAAAAGGCTGACTCAGAGCTGTGCAAACTCAGAGAGGCTCTGAGAGAAGCTGAGGCGAGAGCTACAACCCACGAAGAAGAGCGAAACAAAGCACTCCAGTATCTTCAGACCTCTGCAGAGGTAGCCAAAATAAGTcatgaaatttaaaaagccACTGTGATCTGTTATATCTTTTGTCCCATTTAAAGTCCATAACTTTAGGAtgcattgtgtttttgtatatGCAGACACAGAGGATGATGCTGAATCAAATAGAGGAGATAAGCAAGAGGCTTAAGCAGAGTGTACAGAGTTGTTCTGAAGTTCAGGAAAAGCTGAGTGAAGCTAACAACAAGATCAGCCATGCTTGTCTGGTCAGTTTGATATTTCACCATACAGCCCCTCCATCTGTAAAATGGCCTGAACAGGAGTTTGATGCACATGAGCCTATTATAGATATTCATATATATTAGGACATGTCAAGATTAATTAAATTGTTAAACACAGTTCTCAGTCATTACAAAATGTCATTGAATCTCCAAACCGATGCTaaggttttttcttttggtaataAAACTTAAACAGTGCACATTTGTGAGGCAACTTTTTTGGGCTTAATCATTAATCACCTGACAAAAGTTTTTTTCAGCACACCCGTTTATTCTCGTTTATCTTTTTCAAACTAattgtattaaattaaataatattttatcagtcagtaatttaatctgtttataaAATCTCATAGAAAATCCATCTTAATGTCTTTTTTGACCCAGTCTTGGTGCCAGATTTGTTAAATCATATGAAGATGTGtctgcttgttttttgtttttttttgttttattttttccatcttgGCCATGTCTCTGAACTTGACATTTTGTATGTCTGGAGACTTCATGTATATTATGGAATATGGTTATATTAGAGGATAATGGCCTCCTGGTGCCTTCATATGAAAGCAATCATGCCTTTTGCAttttatgaaacaaaatgaaaaatactttattaatccctaaAGGGGAAACGTAAAATGTAATGTTGTTTTCTGCTAGTGTTTCATCTGCCTGAAAGGCATTTTTACAAATCTGAATTTTTCAGGCCCATATTTGCTGAGGTAATAAAATTTCCTCAACCATTAACTTAAGAATTTTATGATTTGAGGCCACACCTTCATTCATCATGGAAATTCTTTTCATCCGGCAATGATTATATGGCACAGGCATTCAAGTTTACttgaatgtgcatgtgtgtagagATAAAGAAAGACATAGAACCTATAATGCTCACTTTACAAACAACTACGTCTCTTATCTCTGTGATGTCAGCTATAGTTTATAAACCTGAAATAGAGACAACTATGATTAAATTTTcaacatttatgtttatattgaataaataaagttaaatctAGTTGATTTAGCAAAcattttcaaactttaaaatatcAGTGATGTAGTAGTTGCAAAAAATCTAGcagataatattttatattacatattttatgacGCAAATGACTAATCTTAACAttggaaaacatttttctgctcaGGACAAAGCTGTCTTGTCGACACAAGTGCTGAAACTGGAGGACAATATAAAAGAACTGAAGGCCAAATTGATAGAAGTTCTGTCTAACAAAGATCACCTGATGCAGGTATCATAAACTACAATATGTCATGAGTTTAAATgggttattttaaatatttttttctttttttctttttgtttgtggtttggtttgtttattctTAGGAGAAAAAGGACCTTCTCCAAAGGGTCTTGGAAATGCAGCAGGAGAGAACCACACATGATCCCCATGACTGTCTCCATCAGTCTAACAATAACCAGGACAAAGAAACTGTCTTGATAAAGGAGGAATTGACATTTCTCAGACAGGTTTGAAGTTTTAAGtcaatatacatttttttctttaatgagtTATTTGTTTAAGAATCCTTGCTGTGTCTCCGACCAGGTAAATGAAAAGCTGAGAGGAGAACTGGAAAGCATTGAGCAGAGTCTTGAAATATCACAACATCAGCTACATGAGCGAAAAGAAGAGAGAATTACAAACGCCAAACACATCACAGATTTGGAGGCAAAATGTTCTCAGCTGGTCAGAGAAAATGACGAACTgctgaataaaatgaatgaaaatgggCACAACAGCCCGACTgaggcaaaagaaaaatgctgccAGCACAGGTGAGATCGTCATTATACTTTAATATGTGAAGattatctttttctttccaggtaTGCACATTTGTGCATTTCCTCTATCTTCACTGACATCTATTTCACAGGGAATCTGTGGAAGTTTTGGAGTTAGAAAAGCAAAAACTGCAGGATCAGTGTTTGTATTCGGAGGCTCAGGTCAGAGAGAAGGAGAATGTGCTGCATTTGCAGAAGGAAGAGTATCAGAAACAAGATGCAATGAGAGTCCAGCACATTGAGGAACTCAAAGCTGTGGTCTCACATTGGACTGACAAATGGCAAAGAGCGGCTTTGAGTCTGCAGTCCAAACAAGACGAACTTGAAGaattcaagaaaaacataaacaaagtaaggttttctttactgttcttttaaagattgcctcaagaaatgtttaaatgtacAATTTCAACACTACAAAACTGTCAGTGGCAGACACAAGATGCTTCATGGCAAACACTGGTTGCCTTGTGCTTCCTATTTACCCATGTGACTGAACAGTTATGTCACACAATCATGCATATACACACAGGCTGTAAACTCAAGATGAGCTCAGAGAAGCTTCCTCCGTTCAAACGAAGAATGTGACCTCAGACTTCATTTGTTAGATTCTACTCTTTTATCACTCTCAGTGAAgaaaaaagttagttttttacttaatatatattttataattaacTTGAGATTAAAAAAGCcagaaagaagaagataaaCATGAATAGTAAAAGAAACAGCACTGTAACAAACATGTGGTATTTTGCACAGTGATCTGcttcattgtttgttttgtttaatgtttctgAGTTTTGTACCTTAGAGCCTCTGGGTAAAAGattataaagttttatttaaacttgaaGAACAGTTTCTTCAAGTTGAACAAAAGCTTTCAATCCAGGGTAGTGAATTATCTATAAGATcccttttgttttgatttgtttccaGGTATGAAACAAGACATCAGCtactaaaatacagtttaactTATGAGGAGGAAGTTGGTCAGAGCCAAAGCAGTACACTCCTGAGGGACTTTTGGCTGAGTGTATGGAAGCTAAAATATGTTTCTTGTAACGATAGATTTTTGTCTTACAGAAGGTTTGCGACTCTTTGCTAAGGGCTGAGCTGGATGCATGCAAACAGGAGCTGGAGCAAGAAAGAAGCAAGAATCCGACTTTTCTTCAAAGATATGAAGACAAAGGTAAAGATGAACATGCCTTTCAAAATTCTGTGACAACTTTTAATCTTCACATTATGGTCCATGTTTTGGTATAATTAACCAACTTCAGGGAACAAGTGTTGTTGCATTCATTAAACACAAGGAGGCATCACAACGCAGTGAGCTTGTACTTGCAGGTGGTGAAATGGTGCTGAGTCAGACCGTTGACAGAGAGACGGAGACAGCGTGAGtggattttaagattttaattttCAGGTTGCAAAGTCAGAAAATGCTAAGTATGAGACTCAGTTATCTGACACTTCATTGTGGCCTCTGTTTATCAGCACATCAGAGTCCTCTTTGATATGTGAGTCTCCATCAGACTCCCAGAGCCACCAAAACAAATCCCCCCAGGTAACAAAATGATCctgtttttactgaaataaatttcaACACTGTAATACAAATGATATATAACATGTCGAAGTGTGATGGATAAAAtttgtgttcttttgttttacatgaaTGCCATCTAATGATCAGGTTTTGATACAAAGTCATGAGGTTGAAAGACTGAGGCAGAAACttgcagaaagagaaaaagaactTAGTGAAAAGTAAGTTTTCTGAAAAATGAGTGAGGGACTAATTATTCTACAGACTTGGACCTGAGAATTCCTCTTTCCTTGTTGTGTTAGAGAACATACTTTGAAGAGTCTAGAAGGACTGAGGCAGATGGAAAAAACTGAGGCTCAAATTAAGATTTCTGCTCTGGAGCTCAAGGTACactaaaacaaataactttTGGAACAAAAGACACAAATTAAAAGACACCTACAAGATCTGTTCTGTCTTCATTGTTTGTCCTTTTTGTAAAAGCTAATGAAAAAGGTGTCTGAAGATTGTCAAAACAATGGAAGCCTGCAGACGGACTTCTCCATTACTGACTCACTAAGATTTCAGCTGGATGGTATGAGGTTTCTTCTTCAGAAAATTAGTTTCAGTAGGAAAATGTAGAGTTTCCTCACTCAGCTTTGCATCCTCAATTTGCTTTCAGAGAGCACGAGGAGggcagagcagctgcagcaagAGAAAATGCTGGCAGTCCAGAGGCTTCAAGCACTCAGACAACAGCTTTCCCCAGTAAAGTTCACAAAAGTAGCTCCTGAAAAGGCTCCAGTACACCAATGAACACAGTGAATGatgcacactttttttttgtaggttaAAGATGAGACACCATCTGTTGAAGGCAGGAAGGATAAAACTTTATGTACAGTTAATCCAGAGACGGAGCAGCAAAGGAGAATGGTCAATGAGCAGGTAGTGTATGATGCCAACAGGATTTTAGTATCATTTATTATCCATGCTACAGCTGTATAGCTCTCACTGCTGGCTGGGCAGCCCACTGCTTTAATGTTCAAGTAACATCAGCCAGTTAGccataatataaatagaattttCTGGTAAATCAAAGACAAATGCTTCAGCAAAAGATTGGCATTTAAGGTTTctagtaaaatgtctcaaacaACATTGAATGGGCCTCCAGGAATCAAATGAAAGCATTATTTTGACTTATAAGTAACCACACATGAGGTCAAATTATTATTTGTCCATTTGTTCATCACTAATTCTGACATTCCCATCAGCATTAGTCAGACAGTTCTGTGCTAAGTAAGCGAGTCTGACAACAAGTGTCATAAGATGAACATGTTACAGTATATCTCACTGTATGTAGTTAAAGTGCCTGTTTAAGGAGCGAGAAGGAAAGGAGACAGGAAAAGAAGCGAACGCGGCAGAAGCTGCTCAAAACCAGACTTCCACATCTCTGGATGTAAgggtgagaaaaaaaacctcaagatTATCGACCAAAATATAGAAATGAGTGCAAATAATTAACTAGATCAGAATAATTGAAATATGCATAATTCTGTTTTTCAGGGTACAGTGGACAGAAGAAACTGGCAGCAGGGCTCAGGTTTGACACCAGTGtttgaggaggatgaggagaacAGTGACTGGAcgggagaggaggaagaagatcCAGCAGAGGAGACTCAGGCTGGGGTAAAACCTTTGCAGTCAGAGACATGCATGCTTACCTTTCAGAAAGTCTTACCAAATcaaaaatccataaaataatCACCCTAAACAGGCAACATGCAGGTGTCTGGGTGGTTGATctgcat
This window contains:
- the LOC121648110 gene encoding girdin-like, translated to MMLNQIEEISKRLKQSVQSCSEVQEKLSEANNKISHACLDKAVLSTQVLKLEDNIKELKAKLIEVLSNKDHLMQEKKDLLQRVLEMQQERTTHDPHDCLHQSNNNQDKETVLIKEELTFLRQVNEKLRGELESIEQSLEISQHQLHERKEERITNAKHITDLEAKCSQLVRENDELLNKMNENGHNSPTEAKEKCCQHRESVEVLELEKQKLQDQCLYSEAQVREKENVLHLQKEEYQKQDAMRVQHIEELKAVVSHWTDKWQRAALSLQSKQDELEEFKKNINKKVCDSLLRAELDACKQELEQERSKNPTFLQRYEDKGGEMVLSQTVDRETETATSESSLICESPSDSQSHQNKSPQVLIQSHEVERLRQKLAEREKELSEKEHTLKSLEGLRQMEKTEAQIKISALELKLMKKVSEDCQNNGSLQTDFSITDSLRFQLDESTRRAEQLQQEKMLAVQRLQALRQQLSPVKDETPSVEGRKDKTLCTVNPETEQQRRMVNEQLKCLFKEREGKETGKEANAAEAAQNQTSTSLDVRGTVDRRNWQQGSGLTPVFEEDEENSDWTGEEEEDPAEETQAGS